The Fimbriimonas ginsengisoli Gsoil 348 genome window below encodes:
- a CDS encoding NHL repeat-containing protein — translation MGALSAALCLLTVASKPGVAQLLVSNYFGDNVGRYSLPAGAFLGNLNGGILDGTLASRVGPDGKLYVASELTNGILRYDARTGRYLDTFASGIGFSHPTGIAFAKGAVLVGNFEKSTVSKFDSKGRFLGPLVGSQEYALDGPDVGMVVGPDGVLYVPSFNNGAVLKFDPGSGRFLGYFLSPGGIAQPRTILFRKKLVWISSDSGNQVLRYKMNGSFVDTFIQPGSNGLKGASGMAFGGDGFLYVSSWHNNKVLRYKESDGSPAGALIETGLSGPTFLTVVR, via the coding sequence ATGGGTGCACTCTCCGCCGCGCTATGCCTGCTTACCGTCGCCAGCAAACCTGGCGTGGCTCAGCTACTTGTCAGTAACTACTTTGGGGATAACGTGGGAAGATATTCCCTTCCGGCCGGCGCCTTTTTGGGCAATCTGAACGGGGGGATTCTCGACGGCACGCTCGCCAGCCGGGTCGGCCCAGACGGAAAGCTCTACGTGGCAAGCGAGCTGACCAACGGCATACTTCGCTACGACGCCCGAACCGGGCGCTACCTCGATACCTTTGCGAGCGGGATTGGATTCTCGCACCCGACCGGAATCGCCTTCGCCAAGGGAGCAGTCCTTGTCGGAAATTTCGAAAAGAGCACGGTTTCGAAATTTGACTCGAAAGGGCGGTTTCTAGGGCCGCTGGTAGGATCGCAGGAATATGCGTTGGACGGACCCGATGTCGGAATGGTGGTGGGGCCCGACGGCGTACTCTACGTTCCAAGCTTCAACAATGGAGCGGTGCTCAAGTTCGATCCAGGTTCCGGTAGGTTTCTCGGATACTTCCTCTCCCCGGGTGGTATCGCGCAACCGAGGACGATCCTTTTTCGGAAGAAGCTCGTATGGATCTCGAGCGATTCGGGCAACCAGGTGCTTCGGTACAAGATGAACGGATCCTTCGTAGACACGTTCATCCAACCGGGATCGAACGGACTCAAAGGCGCAAGCGGAATGGCGTTCGGAGGCGACGGGTTTCTCTACGTTTCCAGTTGGCACAACAACAAGGTGCTGCGATACAAGGAGAGTGATGGATCGCCGGCGGGGGCGTTGATCGAGACCGGCCTTAGTGGTCCAACTTTCCTCACCGTAGTACGTTAA
- a CDS encoding S-layer homology domain-containing protein has product MKRTFKYALSAVLTAAMVIPAFAQDNFPDVPDNHWAYEALANLKKAGVLVGYPDGLFRGGRPASRYELAVAINAAYTRLSTLAAGLQSQIDALKGDKMDLSGYAKKEDLQNLRDALSALQNDVNAMKGWGDDIANLKRLADTFQKELQGLGVDVEAMKKDLGDLADRVTKLENRKPAVDISGDANLWLGAGNARDDFYGMDMDGRINGTTRPNSPFTTGAPTGLTKDLTILHELGLTLAGTNDTGPKWHGTLVVGNMLGGIGGEGFGNQSTLFPGNNQGFGYGEGPADVYLQDFSVRFDTSVAGLAFNAEVGRVGYKVSPYIYQRIDKTSYFSNERWDNGLYYFDGGILGFNFGGAKLDVFGGRTSNTTVDGRTAVSSVNGTPVDPLVSGPIFGQFTPGGARLSFDRQVGANLNVPLSTAGNLNLAYLILETNDTAAASLNANRLNVFGGSADWSFGRIKLEGGYSKTNLTYNSTNVLDNDNTAWNAKIGYNGDKWGLWGGYREVEANYLAPGDWGRLGVERNPTNIKGFQVGGHLDVSNALTIKAMGEFDKGKSDTYQFTSGFNEGTKIDKFAVDLGYRLNSNFDVHLGYEDTKFKGMTTPGGRVTNFGANEPHYRWTTIGFGYGLSDAAKLSFQYQISDIENEFYITDGGRFKGGFLTTQLSVKF; this is encoded by the coding sequence ATGAAGCGAACGTTTAAGTACGCTCTTTCCGCAGTCCTAACGGCTGCGATGGTTATCCCCGCTTTCGCACAGGATAACTTCCCGGATGTTCCGGACAATCACTGGGCCTACGAAGCCCTTGCCAACCTGAAGAAGGCCGGCGTTCTCGTCGGTTATCCCGACGGTCTCTTCCGCGGTGGTCGCCCCGCGAGCCGCTACGAGCTCGCCGTAGCCATCAACGCGGCGTACACCCGCCTGTCCACCCTCGCCGCCGGCCTGCAGTCGCAGATCGACGCTCTGAAGGGCGACAAGATGGACCTTTCTGGCTACGCCAAGAAGGAAGATCTCCAGAACCTCCGCGACGCGCTGTCTGCTCTGCAGAACGACGTCAACGCGATGAAGGGCTGGGGCGACGACATCGCCAACCTCAAGCGACTTGCGGACACGTTCCAGAAGGAGCTTCAGGGTCTCGGCGTCGATGTCGAAGCGATGAAGAAGGACCTCGGCGACCTCGCCGATCGAGTCACCAAGCTCGAGAACCGCAAGCCGGCGGTCGACATCTCCGGCGACGCGAACCTTTGGCTCGGCGCGGGCAACGCTCGCGACGACTTCTACGGCATGGACATGGACGGCCGCATCAACGGCACGACCCGTCCGAACTCGCCGTTCACCACCGGCGCTCCCACGGGCCTGACGAAGGACCTGACCATCCTCCACGAGCTTGGTCTGACCCTCGCCGGTACCAACGACACCGGTCCTAAGTGGCACGGCACCCTCGTCGTCGGCAACATGCTCGGCGGCATCGGCGGCGAAGGCTTCGGCAACCAGTCGACCCTCTTCCCGGGCAACAACCAGGGCTTCGGCTACGGCGAAGGCCCGGCTGATGTCTACCTCCAGGACTTCTCGGTCCGCTTCGATACGTCGGTCGCCGGCCTCGCGTTCAACGCGGAAGTCGGTCGAGTCGGCTACAAGGTGTCCCCGTACATCTATCAGCGCATCGACAAGACCAGCTACTTCTCCAACGAGCGGTGGGACAACGGTCTGTACTACTTCGATGGCGGAATCCTTGGCTTCAACTTCGGTGGCGCCAAGCTTGACGTCTTCGGTGGTCGCACCTCCAACACCACGGTCGACGGCCGCACGGCTGTTTCTTCCGTCAACGGAACCCCGGTCGATCCGCTGGTGTCCGGTCCGATCTTCGGCCAGTTCACCCCGGGCGGCGCTCGCCTTTCCTTCGACCGACAGGTTGGCGCGAACCTCAACGTTCCGCTCAGCACGGCCGGTAACCTCAACCTCGCCTACCTCATCCTGGAGACCAACGATACGGCCGCGGCAAGTCTGAACGCGAACCGGCTCAACGTCTTCGGCGGATCGGCGGATTGGAGCTTCGGTCGAATCAAGCTCGAGGGTGGCTACTCCAAGACCAACCTGACCTACAACTCCACCAACGTCCTTGACAACGATAACACCGCTTGGAACGCCAAGATCGGTTACAACGGAGACAAGTGGGGCCTGTGGGGCGGCTACCGTGAGGTCGAGGCTAACTACCTCGCTCCTGGCGATTGGGGCCGACTCGGTGTCGAGCGAAACCCGACCAACATCAAGGGATTCCAGGTTGGCGGTCACCTCGACGTCTCGAACGCTCTAACCATCAAGGCGATGGGAGAGTTCGACAAGGGTAAGAGCGATACTTACCAGTTCACCTCGGGCTTCAACGAGGGTACGAAGATCGACAAGTTCGCGGTTGACCTCGGTTACCGCCTCAACTCGAACTTCGACGTGCACCTCGGCTATGAGGACACGAAGTTCAAGGGAATGACGACCCCCGGCGGTCGCGTTACCAACTTCGGCGCCAACGAGCCGCACTACCGCTGGACGACGATCGGATTCGGCTACGGCCTCTCCGACGCCGCCAAGCTGTCGTTCCAGTACCAGATCTCGGACATTGAGAACGAGTTCTACATCACGGACGGCGGTCGGTTCAAGGGTGGCTTCCTGACCACCCAGCTCTCGGTCAAGTTCTAA
- a CDS encoding SAM-dependent methyltransferase — MIDETKWAALDLAKGLEPTPSAIARVGRQTSEEAARWAFGQWELRTRARAKFERADEMLFVREALEQATDERLAAYHASRFPTGVLVADLTAGIGSDLIALARRGPTLGFELDAERAEYARFNLAANGLTAEVRVEDSVDWLEAGEGRGYAFADPARRFEGRRVHSIDEYSPNPRGISQAFGRLRLGVMKLSPMLPDRTLIELGPRIEFLSLGGECREALVIGGEAKPGIVAVHVGSGETIEREPLPSATDELGSYFYDCDPASVRANALGALCQMFELSPVGDSNGYLTGGEIATSPWLRSYRILYYGKADSKATRRALRELDASTPEIKQRGAGLDLNQERKTYASDGSRSVSLAIWPSGRSLRHAVLERIAH; from the coding sequence ATGATCGATGAGACCAAGTGGGCGGCCCTGGACTTGGCCAAGGGGCTCGAGCCGACGCCGTCGGCGATTGCGCGGGTAGGTAGGCAGACCTCGGAAGAGGCGGCCCGATGGGCGTTTGGGCAGTGGGAGCTGCGCACTCGCGCCCGCGCCAAATTCGAGCGAGCCGATGAGATGCTGTTCGTTCGCGAGGCGCTCGAACAGGCCACGGACGAGCGGCTAGCCGCGTATCACGCTTCGCGCTTTCCCACGGGAGTCCTTGTCGCCGACCTCACGGCGGGGATCGGCTCCGATTTGATCGCCTTGGCGCGGCGCGGGCCGACTCTCGGATTTGAGCTCGACGCTGAACGAGCCGAGTACGCCCGGTTTAACCTAGCGGCAAATGGCCTGACCGCCGAAGTGAGAGTTGAAGATTCGGTCGATTGGCTGGAAGCCGGCGAGGGGAGAGGGTACGCGTTCGCCGATCCGGCCCGACGTTTCGAGGGGCGCCGCGTTCATTCGATCGACGAGTACTCCCCCAACCCTCGCGGGATAAGCCAGGCATTCGGCCGTCTGCGCCTTGGCGTTATGAAGCTCTCGCCGATGCTCCCGGACCGGACTTTGATCGAGCTTGGGCCGCGTATCGAGTTTCTGTCCCTCGGAGGCGAGTGCCGGGAGGCGCTTGTCATCGGTGGGGAGGCGAAGCCGGGGATTGTAGCCGTTCACGTAGGCTCGGGAGAGACGATCGAGAGAGAGCCGCTGCCCTCCGCAACCGATGAGCTCGGCTCGTACTTTTACGATTGCGATCCGGCCTCGGTACGGGCCAACGCGCTCGGAGCATTGTGTCAAATGTTCGAGCTTTCGCCGGTCGGCGACTCGAACGGCTATCTCACCGGGGGTGAGATAGCCACCTCGCCTTGGCTGCGCTCTTATCGGATTTTGTATTACGGAAAAGCCGATTCCAAGGCGACCCGCCGTGCCTTGCGCGAGCTCGATGCGTCCACGCCGGAAATCAAGCAACGCGGGGCCGGGCTCGATCTGAACCAGGAACGTAAGACATATGCCTCGGACGGTTCACGCTCGGTCAGCCTCGCGATCTGGCCCAGTGGACGGAGCTTGCGACACGCCGTTCTGGAGCGCATCGCCCACTAA
- a CDS encoding HAD family hydrolase, translated as MTGESVLFDLDGTLTDPKPGITRCIVHALDRMGCAPVDPDALGWCIGPPLRGSFARLLETDNAASIAEAIAHYRERFSEVGLFENEVYAGIPEALTELREAGNRLYVATSKPEVFALRIVERFGLAHFFEGIVGSELDGTREAKAEVIAHLLATFGINTNDAVMVGDRMHDVIGAHQHGLPCVGVLFGYGESGELEAAGAWPLCDSPGAIPSAVASCRHRSAVIP; from the coding sequence ATGACCGGCGAAAGCGTGCTTTTCGACCTTGACGGGACGTTGACCGACCCCAAGCCGGGGATCACTCGTTGTATCGTTCACGCCCTAGACCGGATGGGTTGTGCCCCGGTCGATCCGGACGCCCTCGGCTGGTGCATCGGTCCTCCGCTCCGTGGCTCATTCGCCCGCCTACTGGAGACGGACAACGCAGCTTCGATCGCGGAAGCGATCGCCCACTATCGGGAACGCTTTAGCGAAGTCGGCCTCTTCGAGAACGAGGTGTACGCGGGAATTCCGGAAGCATTGACTGAGTTGCGCGAAGCGGGAAACCGGCTCTATGTCGCCACCTCCAAGCCGGAGGTATTCGCCCTACGGATCGTCGAGCGGTTCGGACTCGCCCACTTCTTCGAAGGGATCGTTGGCAGCGAGCTCGATGGAACGCGAGAGGCGAAGGCGGAAGTTATCGCCCATCTCCTCGCCACGTTCGGAATCAACACAAACGACGCCGTGATGGTGGGCGACCGAATGCACGATGTCATCGGCGCGCACCAGCACGGACTCCCCTGCGTCGGCGTTCTCTTCGGTTACGGTGAGTCGGGCGAGTTGGAAGCAGCAGGCGCTTGGCCGCTTTGCGATTCGCCGGGGGCCATCCCCTCCGCCGTGGCAAGCTGCCGCCATCGATCCGCGGTCATCCCGTAG
- a CDS encoding transposase, translating to MPSLEKRQGSRLPHWRLPGAIYFVTFRLGDSLPESVVEAYRSDWHDEVERFVAAQARQPTRVELAAMKRRIIGRVEKYLDQGHGECLLRHDTCSKIVEECLLKAPNYELHAYAIMPNHVHSVVRPNADIDLSEVVQQWKSVTAHRINEALCRRGPVWQKESFDHIVRTQTDLERFVGYTLANPHKGNLAEKARCGSAPFPLDGVPWLGMPE from the coding sequence ATGCCTTCGCTCGAAAAGAGACAAGGTTCGAGGCTTCCGCACTGGCGCCTGCCAGGTGCGATTTACTTCGTAACTTTCCGCCTCGGCGATTCCCTTCCAGAGTCGGTGGTCGAAGCCTATAGATCTGACTGGCACGACGAGGTCGAACGATTTGTTGCCGCTCAGGCGCGACAACCGACGAGGGTCGAGTTGGCTGCCATGAAGCGCAGGATCATAGGACGGGTCGAGAAATACCTCGATCAAGGCCATGGCGAATGCCTTCTTCGACACGACACTTGTTCGAAAATCGTTGAGGAATGCCTCTTAAAGGCACCTAATTACGAGCTGCATGCTTACGCAATCATGCCGAACCATGTTCACTCTGTGGTCCGCCCGAATGCGGACATCGACCTGTCGGAGGTTGTACAGCAGTGGAAGTCTGTCACTGCGCACCGAATAAACGAAGCCCTCTGTCGCCGCGGACCCGTATGGCAGAAGGAATCGTTCGACCATATCGTTCGGACGCAAACGGACCTGGAGCGGTTTGTGGGCTACACGTTGGCCAATCCGCATAAGGGGAATCTCGCTGAAAAGGCTCGGTGTGGTAGTGCCCCCTTTCCCCTTGATGGCGTTCCGTGGCTTGGGATGCCGGAATAG
- a CDS encoding SGNH/GDSL hydrolase family protein, with protein MLRAPFFVALSALATIAPAQFALHDGDRVVFYGDSITDNAPYTTFVETFVLTRYPKMNVRFFNAGVGGDRVGGGWMGPVDLRLTRDLFSRKPTVVTVMLGMNDAGYQAFKPSLFNTYEAGYRHILDRLRAEAPSARVWLMQPSPFDDATRPPTFPEGYNSVLKRYSGFVSDLAKEKGYGTIDLNTPLFDALAKAESLDPTVAPKIVVDRVHPWTAGHLVMAATILKAWGASGQVSRTEIDAATGHVSGAGVQVKDVQHSGGVSWSSTEEALPFPIDRKDETVALILRSAPVEDWIGRELVLVKNLAPGNYRLSIDGKPVGEFPADVYSSGIDLSWMDTPMAQQAKRVQDLTGKRAALKYAAWRQIEFGLGDIQGRSKADVLRAIDRFEDDVVRKQHAEALPKPHRFEVTKI; from the coding sequence ATGCTCCGCGCTCCGTTCTTTGTTGCCCTTTCCGCTCTGGCTACGATCGCCCCGGCCCAGTTCGCGCTCCACGACGGCGACCGGGTCGTCTTCTATGGCGACAGCATTACCGACAACGCGCCCTACACGACGTTTGTCGAGACTTTCGTCTTGACGAGATATCCGAAGATGAACGTCCGGTTCTTCAATGCCGGGGTTGGCGGCGACCGGGTTGGCGGAGGGTGGATGGGGCCGGTGGATCTGCGGCTCACGCGCGACCTCTTTTCTCGAAAGCCGACCGTCGTTACGGTCATGCTGGGCATGAACGATGCCGGCTACCAAGCTTTCAAGCCGAGTCTGTTTAACACCTACGAAGCCGGATACCGTCACATCTTGGATCGGCTTCGCGCGGAAGCGCCAAGCGCTCGGGTTTGGCTGATGCAGCCTTCCCCTTTCGACGATGCGACCCGGCCGCCAACCTTTCCGGAAGGCTACAACTCGGTTCTGAAGCGTTACTCAGGCTTTGTGTCGGACCTCGCCAAAGAGAAGGGGTACGGGACGATCGACCTGAACACGCCGCTCTTCGACGCATTGGCCAAGGCCGAGTCACTCGATCCGACCGTTGCCCCTAAAATCGTCGTCGACCGGGTGCATCCTTGGACGGCCGGCCATTTGGTGATGGCGGCGACCATCCTCAAGGCTTGGGGAGCGAGCGGGCAGGTGAGCCGGACGGAGATCGACGCGGCTACCGGCCATGTAAGCGGGGCCGGAGTCCAGGTCAAGGACGTTCAGCACTCAGGCGGCGTCTCTTGGAGCTCGACGGAGGAAGCGCTGCCGTTTCCGATCGATCGTAAAGATGAAACGGTCGCCTTGATCTTGCGTTCCGCGCCGGTGGAGGACTGGATCGGTCGCGAGCTAGTGTTGGTCAAAAACCTTGCTCCCGGCAATTACCGGCTGTCGATCGACGGCAAGCCGGTAGGGGAGTTTCCGGCGGACGTCTATTCCAGCGGGATCGATCTGAGCTGGATGGACACGCCGATGGCTCAACAGGCGAAACGGGTGCAGGACCTCACCGGCAAGCGGGCGGCCCTGAAGTACGCGGCGTGGCGTCAGATCGAGTTCGGACTGGGCGACATTCAGGGAAGATCGAAAGCCGACGTTTTGAGAGCGATCGACCGCTTCGAAGACGACGTGGTTCGAAAGCAACACGCCGAAGCCCTGCCGAAGCCGCATCGGTTTGAAGTCACGAAGATCTAG
- a CDS encoding GNAT family N-acetyltransferase, producing the protein MSREPILIDLPSELRGPRVLVRPYRPGDGAALQEAVSLSREHLKPWMPWADAHTTVDESEALVRRFDARWRLREDLGVGIWDIETGRYLGGSGLHRIDWDVRRFEIGYWIRADAAGKGYVTEAAGLLCQLAFGPLEANRVLIRCATENRRSAAIPIRLGFLYEGTHRNEGRRTDGLLFDMEVYGMTADRWRQLATAEGMAPGESQSGQAPAASNSPDSP; encoded by the coding sequence ATGAGCCGCGAACCGATTCTCATCGACCTGCCATCCGAGCTGCGTGGCCCTCGGGTACTCGTTCGCCCGTATCGGCCGGGAGATGGCGCCGCGCTTCAGGAGGCGGTCAGCCTCTCACGCGAGCACCTCAAGCCGTGGATGCCGTGGGCGGATGCCCACACAACGGTCGACGAGTCGGAGGCGCTCGTCCGCCGATTCGATGCGCGGTGGCGACTTCGGGAGGACCTTGGCGTCGGGATTTGGGACATTGAAACTGGCCGTTATCTCGGGGGAAGCGGACTTCACCGGATCGACTGGGACGTCCGCCGGTTCGAGATCGGCTACTGGATTCGAGCAGACGCGGCCGGCAAGGGGTACGTAACGGAAGCCGCCGGGCTCCTATGTCAGCTCGCCTTCGGCCCCTTGGAAGCCAACCGGGTGCTTATCCGTTGCGCGACCGAGAACCGTCGTAGCGCTGCCATCCCGATCCGGCTTGGCTTTCTGTACGAAGGGACTCACCGAAACGAGGGAAGGAGGACCGATGGCCTGCTCTTCGACATGGAGGTCTACGGGATGACCGCGGATCGATGGCGGCAGCTTGCCACGGCGGAGGGGATGGCCCCCGGCGAATCGCAAAGCGGCCAAGCGCCTGCTGCTTCCAACTCGCCCGACTCACCGTAA
- the serS gene encoding serine--tRNA ligase, which produces MLDRDLIRRHPDAVRLGISRKGIDASIVDRFLEIDAEYRRVKTETGELQAESNRVSKSIGQLMAQGKRDDAEAAKARAKELKDAATVGETREKELETAMREVELEFPNLPHESVPNGRDETENVVVRMWGERPTYAEAPQPHWDVADRLGLVDLARGAKITGSGFVVYTGWGARLQRALFTFMLDVQTQKNGYREIYPPYVVNRASLIGTGNLPKFEEDLYRTTDDLFLIPTAEVPLTNLYRDEILDNDQLTVKLAGYSSCFRREAGAAGKDTRGIQRIHQFDKVELVKFCRPEESYDELETLVADAESVLQALGIHYRIVELCAGDLGAKGCKCYDLELWSPAMDKYLEISSCTNFEAYQARRANIKFRRAQGEKPEFVHILNGSGLALPRLFASILETFQQPDGSLLVPEALRPYVGTEFIR; this is translated from the coding sequence ATGCTCGACCGCGACCTGATCCGACGCCATCCCGACGCCGTTCGCCTGGGAATCTCCCGCAAAGGGATCGATGCCTCGATCGTGGATCGCTTCCTTGAAATCGACGCCGAATATCGGCGCGTAAAGACGGAGACGGGCGAGTTGCAGGCTGAATCGAACCGGGTGAGCAAGTCGATCGGCCAGCTAATGGCGCAAGGAAAGCGGGACGATGCGGAGGCCGCGAAGGCTCGAGCCAAGGAGCTCAAAGACGCCGCGACGGTGGGGGAAACAAGGGAGAAAGAGCTCGAAACGGCGATGCGGGAGGTGGAGCTGGAGTTCCCCAACCTGCCTCACGAGTCGGTTCCGAATGGACGCGATGAGACCGAAAATGTTGTCGTGCGAATGTGGGGCGAAAGGCCCACCTATGCCGAAGCGCCGCAGCCTCACTGGGATGTGGCGGACCGGCTAGGACTCGTCGACCTGGCCCGGGGCGCAAAGATCACCGGGAGCGGATTCGTGGTGTACACCGGCTGGGGAGCTCGTCTGCAAAGGGCGCTCTTCACGTTCATGCTGGATGTCCAAACCCAAAAGAACGGGTACCGGGAGATCTATCCGCCCTATGTCGTCAACCGGGCAAGCCTAATCGGAACCGGAAATCTACCGAAATTCGAAGAAGATCTATACCGAACGACCGACGATCTCTTCCTGATCCCAACCGCCGAGGTGCCGCTTACCAATCTTTACCGGGACGAAATCCTGGATAACGACCAACTGACGGTCAAGTTGGCCGGGTATTCCAGTTGCTTCCGACGCGAAGCCGGCGCGGCGGGCAAGGACACCCGTGGCATTCAGAGGATTCACCAGTTCGACAAGGTCGAGCTAGTGAAGTTCTGCCGGCCGGAAGAGAGCTATGACGAGTTGGAGACGCTGGTCGCCGATGCCGAAAGCGTTTTGCAGGCCCTCGGAATCCACTATCGAATCGTAGAGCTTTGCGCCGGAGATCTTGGCGCAAAGGGGTGTAAGTGCTACGACCTCGAGCTCTGGTCTCCCGCGATGGATAAGTACCTGGAAATCTCGAGCTGCACCAATTTCGAGGCGTACCAAGCGCGCCGCGCGAATATCAAATTCCGCCGAGCGCAGGGAGAGAAGCCGGAGTTCGTGCACATCCTAAACGGCAGCGGCCTCGCCCTACCCCGCCTCTTCGCCTCCATCCTCGAAACGTTCCAGCAGCCCGACGGCTCCCTCCTCGTCCCGGAGGCTTTGCGTCCGTACGTCGGCACGGAGTTCATCAGGTAG
- a CDS encoding Hsp20/alpha crystallin family protein yields the protein MNLSPAADFRAMEEMFDRVFGSPSRPAATTLPVDITENDGKLYVRAAVPGIEPNELDIQIEKNVLTIRGEARAESTSQDEKVYRREVSYGSFGRSIRLPEGLNLDETQADFKNGIVTITLPRLPEEKPKSLKVTVRTNELPSEQVQTQEA from the coding sequence GTGAATTTAAGTCCGGCGGCTGATTTTCGAGCGATGGAGGAGATGTTCGACCGCGTTTTCGGGAGCCCGAGCCGCCCGGCGGCGACGACCCTTCCGGTGGACATCACCGAGAATGACGGCAAGTTGTACGTGCGGGCCGCGGTGCCCGGCATCGAGCCGAATGAGCTCGACATTCAGATCGAGAAAAACGTCTTGACGATCCGCGGCGAAGCGCGCGCGGAGTCGACTTCCCAAGATGAGAAGGTCTACCGGCGCGAAGTCAGTTACGGGTCGTTCGGCCGTTCCATCCGGCTGCCCGAGGGGCTGAATTTGGATGAGACGCAGGCGGACTTCAAGAATGGCATCGTTACGATCACGCTCCCGCGACTTCCGGAAGAGAAGCCGAAATCGCTGAAGGTGACCGTTCGGACCAACGAACTCCCTAGCGAGCAAGTTCAGACCCAGGAAGCCTAA